A portion of the Stigmatella aurantiaca DW4/3-1 genome contains these proteins:
- a CDS encoding pyridoxal phosphate-dependent aminotransferase — MALDLTSLPKREDTHVGTMARGLKGSDILRIAAEIRELTAQGRKVCNLTVGDFSPREFPIPTALGEGISAALQAGETNYPPSDGVLELRLSVQRFYERSLGLKYPVEGIVITGGARPIIYGTYRTVLDAGDRVIYPVPSWNNNHYVHMMGAKETVVITDAAHGFMPTVEQLTPHLPGARLLCLSSPLNPTGTMIDPAALKAICEQIVAENRARQGRGERPLILMYDHIYWTLSFGRVKHVTPVEVVPEMAHYTVFVDGISKAFAATGVRVGWGVGPPALIARMRDVLGHVGAWAPKAEQVATARYLDAVGSNTAFLESMRRQVDERLEALHQGFTRMRAAGLPVEAIAPQGAIYLSVRFDLVGKAGLKGNDEIRKLLLDQASFAVVPFQAFGLMEDTGWFRLSVGATSVAEIQEALPRVEAALRAVLAGG; from the coding sequence ATGGCCCTCGATCTGACCTCTCTTCCCAAGCGGGAAGACACCCACGTTGGCACCATGGCGCGCGGCCTCAAGGGCAGCGACATCCTCCGCATCGCGGCGGAGATTCGCGAGCTCACGGCGCAGGGGCGAAAGGTGTGCAACCTGACCGTGGGAGACTTCAGCCCGCGCGAGTTCCCCATCCCCACGGCGCTGGGCGAGGGCATCTCCGCGGCCCTCCAGGCGGGAGAGACGAACTACCCGCCCTCGGACGGGGTGCTGGAATTGCGCCTGAGCGTGCAGCGCTTTTACGAGCGGAGCCTGGGGCTGAAGTACCCGGTGGAGGGGATCGTCATCACCGGCGGCGCGCGGCCCATCATCTACGGCACGTACCGCACGGTGCTGGATGCGGGGGACCGGGTCATCTACCCGGTGCCCTCGTGGAACAACAACCACTACGTCCACATGATGGGGGCGAAGGAGACGGTGGTCATCACGGACGCCGCCCATGGCTTCATGCCCACGGTGGAGCAGCTGACGCCGCACCTGCCAGGCGCGCGGCTGCTGTGCCTGAGCAGCCCGCTCAACCCCACGGGGACGATGATTGATCCGGCGGCGCTCAAGGCCATCTGCGAGCAGATCGTCGCGGAGAACCGGGCGCGCCAGGGACGGGGCGAGCGGCCGCTCATCCTGATGTATGACCACATCTACTGGACGCTGAGCTTCGGCCGGGTGAAGCACGTGACGCCGGTGGAGGTGGTGCCAGAGATGGCGCACTACACGGTCTTCGTGGATGGCATCTCCAAGGCCTTCGCGGCCACGGGGGTGCGGGTGGGCTGGGGGGTGGGGCCGCCGGCCCTCATCGCGCGGATGCGGGATGTGCTGGGGCACGTGGGGGCATGGGCGCCCAAGGCGGAGCAGGTGGCGACGGCGCGCTACCTGGACGCGGTGGGCTCCAACACCGCCTTCCTGGAGTCGATGCGGCGCCAGGTGGACGAGCGGCTGGAGGCGCTGCACCAGGGCTTCACGCGGATGCGCGCGGCGGGGCTGCCGGTGGAGGCCATCGCGCCGCAGGGAGCCATCTACCTCTCGGTGCGCTTCGATCTGGTGGGCAAGGCGGGGCTGAAGGGCAATGACGAGATCCGCAAGCTGCTGCTGGATCAGGCGAGCTTCGCGGTGGTGCCCTTCCAGGCGTTCGGGCTGATGGAGGACACGGGCTGGTTCCGGCTCTCGGTGGGGGCCACGTCGGTGGCGGAGATCCAGGAGGCGCTGCCCCGGGTGGAGGCCGCCCTGCGGGCAGTGCTGGCCGGGGGCTGA
- a CDS encoding DUF1028 domain-containing protein, producing MTPESRCSVLLALLLSAAASAQSEPEAALNPDVLGTRSIVACDVAAQACGVAVISFPVTSSMVPYGKPGLALANQMLPSVELAHDIIARIDSGQHPQQALTAALAPPGTDPQNRQIGVAIIRNNAVQVGQYTGQASWTERCSLLGSTYAIQAAGQTSAAVCQAMATGFERARGSLALRLLESLKAGAAVGQDARGERSGTVRVWAPSSQTDGFTYYIADASVAGKRDALLLLESELYRYLGQMARESPANRVELDPWTVMSLKWALKETRYYRGPVDFQWTTEADQALKAYQTANVLFPRDTIRSSGKVYIDWALVQFILRAQDGSVQSAAR from the coding sequence ATGACACCCGAATCTCGATGCTCCGTGCTGTTGGCCCTCTTGCTCTCGGCGGCGGCCTCCGCCCAGTCCGAGCCCGAGGCCGCGCTCAACCCCGACGTGCTCGGCACCCGTTCCATCGTGGCGTGCGACGTGGCGGCCCAGGCGTGTGGCGTGGCCGTGATCTCGTTTCCCGTCACCTCCTCGATGGTGCCCTACGGCAAGCCTGGCCTCGCGCTGGCCAACCAAATGCTGCCCTCGGTGGAGCTCGCCCACGACATCATCGCGCGCATCGACTCGGGACAGCACCCGCAGCAGGCCCTCACCGCCGCGCTCGCGCCGCCGGGGACCGATCCGCAGAACCGGCAGATCGGCGTGGCGATCATCCGCAACAACGCGGTGCAGGTAGGCCAGTACACGGGCCAGGCCAGTTGGACGGAGCGGTGCTCGCTGCTGGGCAGCACCTACGCGATTCAGGCGGCGGGGCAGACGAGCGCCGCGGTATGCCAGGCCATGGCGACGGGATTCGAGCGCGCGCGCGGCAGCCTCGCGTTGCGGCTCTTGGAGTCGCTCAAGGCGGGCGCCGCGGTCGGCCAGGATGCGCGCGGCGAGCGCTCGGGCACCGTGCGCGTCTGGGCCCCCTCCTCGCAGACGGATGGCTTCACCTACTACATCGCCGACGCCTCGGTGGCCGGCAAGCGGGACGCGCTCCTGCTGCTGGAGTCCGAGCTGTACCGGTACCTGGGGCAGATGGCCCGTGAGTCGCCCGCGAACCGGGTGGAGCTGGATCCCTGGACCGTCATGAGCCTGAAGTGGGCGCTCAAGGAGACGCGGTACTACCGCGGCCCGGTGGACTTCCAGTGGACGACCGAGGCCGATCAGGCCCTGAAGGCCTACCAGACCGCCAACGTGCTCTTCCCCCGGGACACCATCCGGTCCAGTGGAAAAGTCTACATCGACTGGGCCCTCGTGCAGTTCATCCTGCGCGCGCAGGATGGCTCGGTGCAGTCCGCGGCCCGGTAA
- a CDS encoding AMIN-like domain-containing (lipo)protein codes for MTQWKAVGRGMSALWLMGVLVAAGCTKKEESPPPPPPPPVAAPTPAPPPPPAEPAAPPAAPAAAAPAPTEAPPEPQGREWGTDRLAVQYTPSATVTLRSVRTGRNEGFDRVVFEFDGPELPGYRVEFVEKPVIKCGSGDPTELQGQGALQVSLSPAQAHEGGQVTVAERERKLALPSLQALKLICDFEAEVIWVLGTPQARQPYRVLELREPTRLVVDVRH; via the coding sequence ATGACGCAGTGGAAAGCCGTTGGACGTGGGATGAGCGCCCTGTGGCTGATGGGCGTGCTGGTGGCCGCCGGGTGCACGAAGAAGGAAGAGTCTCCCCCCCCTCCTCCTCCTCCCCCCGTGGCCGCCCCAACGCCCGCGCCGCCCCCGCCTCCCGCCGAGCCCGCCGCCCCGCCGGCGGCCCCCGCGGCGGCCGCCCCCGCTCCTACCGAAGCGCCCCCCGAGCCCCAGGGCCGGGAGTGGGGCACGGACCGCCTGGCGGTGCAGTACACCCCATCCGCGACCGTGACGCTGCGCTCGGTGCGCACCGGGCGCAACGAGGGCTTTGACCGGGTGGTGTTCGAGTTCGACGGTCCCGAGCTCCCCGGCTACCGCGTCGAGTTCGTGGAGAAGCCCGTCATCAAATGCGGCTCGGGAGACCCCACCGAGTTGCAGGGCCAAGGCGCCCTCCAGGTGAGTCTCTCCCCCGCCCAGGCCCACGAGGGCGGCCAGGTGACAGTGGCCGAGCGCGAGCGCAAGCTCGCACTGCCCTCCCTCCAGGCCCTGAAGCTCATCTGTGATTTCGAGGCCGAGGTGATCTGGGTGCTCGGCACGCCCCAGGCCCGGCAGCCCTACCGCGTGCTGGAGCTGCGCGAGCCCACCCGCCTCGTGGTGGACGTGCGGCACTGA
- a CDS encoding 4-alpha-glucanotransferase codes for MPEHPRQLIASALEALDVRNLVLSIHDPCFPSEPEEDTGRGSPYTRGATRFLEFIRELGFTGIQLGPQGQTSESNASPYDATLFSRNVLNIPLAPLTGEENGGLLPAGRLEALVSSRPVREGPGPRYRYAFRAQRAALDEAWEVLQRARGQGALRPGMREQVRRFEDFARENQDWLLRDALFEALCVEHGQRDWRQWAGREGAAHDARLLAPLPGEDGACEARIKAVRAKHAALFERYAFHQFLVHGAHGQLRERAARGGLKLYGDLQIGFSLEDAWAWQGLFLRTYLMGAPPSRTNPEGQPWNYPVLDPSRFFAPREGLSPEHRAGPVLRFMEARMDKMLGEYDGLRIDHPHGLVCPWVYRADAPDPLRAVQGGARLLDSPALPDHPELARYAIATAAQLDVSVPRHADGWVRTLTPEQVRQYSVLIDTIVTSARRHGRHLTDLLGEVLSTQPYPLQRVLAQYGMGRFRVTQKANLKEPADVYRSENAAPEDWVMVGTHDTPPLWRVAAGWREMGTFREQADYLAWRLHPEAEGREDFARRLREEPGLLEQAKFADLFASRAQNVSIFFADLLGMTEVYNVPGTVNEENWSLRVPADYARAYPEKLGRGAALDLPRVLALALRAGGAPARARHPSLIDALEQRASGGRRP; via the coding sequence ATGCCGGAACACCCTCGACAGCTCATCGCCTCGGCCCTCGAAGCGCTGGATGTGCGCAACTTGGTGCTGAGCATTCATGATCCGTGTTTTCCCAGCGAGCCGGAGGAGGACACGGGCCGGGGCTCTCCGTACACCCGGGGGGCCACGCGCTTCCTCGAGTTCATCCGGGAGCTGGGCTTCACCGGCATTCAGCTGGGGCCCCAGGGGCAGACCTCCGAGTCCAACGCCTCGCCCTACGACGCGACGCTCTTCTCGCGCAACGTCCTCAACATCCCCCTGGCGCCGCTCACCGGGGAGGAGAACGGCGGGCTGTTGCCCGCTGGGCGTCTGGAGGCCCTCGTCTCCTCGCGCCCGGTGCGGGAGGGACCGGGGCCTCGGTACCGGTATGCGTTCCGCGCCCAGCGGGCCGCGCTCGATGAGGCCTGGGAGGTGCTCCAGCGGGCGCGGGGCCAGGGGGCGCTCCGCCCGGGCATGCGCGAGCAGGTGCGGCGCTTCGAGGACTTCGCCCGGGAGAACCAGGACTGGTTGCTGCGCGATGCGCTCTTCGAGGCGCTCTGCGTCGAGCATGGCCAGCGCGACTGGCGGCAGTGGGCGGGGCGGGAGGGCGCGGCGCACGATGCGCGGCTGCTGGCCCCGCTCCCGGGGGAGGACGGCGCGTGCGAGGCCCGGATCAAGGCCGTGCGCGCGAAGCACGCGGCGCTCTTCGAGCGCTATGCCTTTCACCAGTTCCTCGTCCACGGCGCGCACGGCCAGCTCCGGGAGCGCGCGGCCCGCGGGGGGCTGAAGCTCTACGGGGATCTGCAAATCGGCTTCTCGTTGGAGGATGCGTGGGCCTGGCAGGGGCTGTTCCTGCGCACGTACCTGATGGGGGCGCCGCCGAGCCGCACCAACCCCGAGGGGCAGCCCTGGAACTACCCGGTGTTGGATCCCTCGCGCTTCTTCGCGCCGCGCGAGGGGCTCTCCCCGGAGCACCGGGCCGGCCCCGTGCTGCGCTTCATGGAGGCGCGCATGGACAAGATGCTCGGCGAGTACGACGGGCTGCGCATCGACCACCCGCACGGACTGGTGTGCCCCTGGGTCTACCGCGCGGATGCACCGGACCCCCTGCGCGCGGTGCAAGGCGGGGCGCGGCTGCTCGACTCCCCGGCACTGCCGGACCACCCGGAGCTGGCGCGCTATGCGATCGCCACCGCCGCGCAGCTGGACGTGTCGGTGCCGCGCCACGCGGATGGCTGGGTGCGCACGCTCACGCCGGAGCAGGTGCGCCAGTACAGCGTGCTCATCGACACCATCGTCACCTCCGCGCGCCGCCACGGCCGGCACCTGACGGACCTGCTGGGCGAGGTGCTCAGCACCCAGCCGTATCCGCTCCAGCGCGTGCTCGCGCAGTACGGCATGGGCCGCTTCCGCGTCACCCAGAAGGCGAACTTGAAGGAGCCGGCCGACGTCTACCGGAGCGAGAACGCGGCGCCGGAGGACTGGGTCATGGTGGGCACCCACGACACGCCCCCGCTGTGGCGGGTGGCCGCCGGGTGGCGGGAGATGGGCACCTTCCGCGAGCAGGCGGATTACCTGGCGTGGCGGCTGCACCCGGAGGCCGAGGGGCGCGAGGACTTCGCGCGGCGGCTGCGCGAGGAGCCAGGGCTGCTGGAGCAGGCGAAGTTCGCGGACCTGTTCGCGAGCCGGGCCCAGAACGTGTCCATCTTCTTCGCGGACCTGCTCGGGATGACGGAGGTCTACAACGTGCCCGGCACCGTCAACGAGGAGAACTGGAGCCTGCGGGTGCCGGCGGACTACGCGCGCGCGTACCCGGAGAAGCTCGGGCGGGGGGCGGCGCTCGATCTGCCCCGGGTGCTGGCGCTGGCCCTGCGCGCGGGAGGGGCTCCGGCGCGCGCACGGCATCCCTCCTTGATCGACGCCCTGGAGCAGCGGGCCTCGGGGGGGCGGCGGCCGTGA
- a CDS encoding ADYC domain-containing protein, whose product MGARHVVAAALGMWVTVGCGTQGVEDATPETVGGVVAGVAAANGPTLNGRNVNGRNVNGPWMNQMLVSVRYEGAKREGMGLPMSALWLEGSALHGAVRGEELSGQDLVKLHLIGNLEDGSTLPLRIDGVTQGSGVDQDLWAYDVSFQDSKTGAWHPICTTADGSALKAIPLEGTWNYKEGVEGGGSKIHDNTVFTFACDGAALAKCVRFGYKPWQSVGGVSLEEHHQACTRLIRADFCGNGTSYTQDGNWVNLYDTQSVQTDSEPWVAEAEWTSQGATCFTSHTRATQPVQCADGRLVTSCGERFSANTLIISETPPSAQP is encoded by the coding sequence GTGGGTGCTCGGCACGTGGTGGCGGCGGCGTTGGGGATGTGGGTGACTGTAGGTTGCGGAACGCAGGGGGTGGAGGACGCGACCCCCGAGACGGTGGGAGGGGTGGTGGCGGGGGTGGCGGCAGCCAATGGTCCGACGTTGAACGGGCGGAATGTGAACGGGCGGAATGTGAACGGCCCGTGGATGAATCAGATGCTGGTGTCGGTGCGCTACGAGGGGGCGAAGCGGGAGGGCATGGGGCTGCCCATGAGTGCGTTGTGGCTGGAGGGCTCGGCCCTCCATGGGGCGGTGCGGGGCGAGGAGCTGTCGGGGCAGGATCTCGTCAAGCTGCACCTGATCGGCAACCTGGAGGATGGCAGCACGCTGCCGCTGCGCATCGATGGCGTCACCCAAGGCAGCGGCGTGGATCAAGACCTCTGGGCCTATGACGTGTCCTTCCAGGACTCGAAGACGGGCGCGTGGCACCCCATCTGCACCACGGCGGATGGCTCGGCGCTGAAGGCCATCCCGCTGGAGGGGACCTGGAACTACAAGGAGGGCGTGGAGGGCGGCGGCTCGAAGATCCACGACAACACCGTGTTCACCTTCGCGTGTGACGGGGCCGCGCTCGCCAAGTGCGTGCGCTTTGGCTACAAGCCCTGGCAGTCCGTGGGGGGCGTGAGCCTGGAGGAGCACCACCAGGCCTGCACGCGGCTGATCCGCGCGGACTTCTGCGGCAACGGCACCTCCTACACGCAGGACGGCAACTGGGTGAACCTCTACGACACCCAGAGCGTGCAGACGGACTCCGAGCCGTGGGTGGCCGAGGCCGAGTGGACGAGCCAGGGCGCCACCTGCTTCACCTCGCACACCCGGGCCACGCAGCCGGTGCAGTGCGCGGATGGCCGGCTGGTGACCAGCTGCGGTGAGCGCTTCTCCGCGAACACGCTGATCATCAGCGAGACGCCGCCGAGCGCGCAGCCGTAG